A single genomic interval of Pan paniscus chromosome 18, NHGRI_mPanPan1-v2.0_pri, whole genome shotgun sequence harbors:
- the LOC100968143 gene encoding retinoic acid receptor responder protein 2-like translates to MAPQGRVGKDAAPGGAGELRGRGQGRGRGRAQGAQRRGLQVALEESTRPAVCFPETSVDRAVDRPLPTGTFVKLEFKLRQTSGRKKDWMKPECKVQPNGRKQKCLACVKLGSEDKILGWMSHCPIETQVWRESEEQQETQCSRAERAVRTHSYCFIAQVAFSKARPPAEPSTKLHGASWTTAGGDQLKTPPHRERTPPYQ, encoded by the exons ATGGCCCCtcagggcagggtggggaaggacGCGGCTCCCGGCGGAGCGGGAGAGCTGAGGG GGCGGGGGCAGGGGCGTGGGCGGGGCCGAGCTCAGGGGGCCCAGCGCCGGGGCCTGCAGGTAGCCCTGGAGGAATCCACCCGCCCTGCAGTGTGCTTCCCGGAGACCAGTGTGGACAGGGCCGTGGACAGGCCTTTACCAACTGGAACATTTGTGAAACTGGAATTTAAGCTCAGGCAGACAAGCGGCCGGAAGAAGGACTGGATGAAACCGGAGTGCAAAGTCCAGCCCAATGGGAGGAAGCAGAAATGCCTGGCCTGCGTCAAACTTGGCTCTGAAGATAAGATTCTGGGCTGGATGAGTCACTGCCCTATAGAGACGCAGGTTTGGCGGGAGTCTGAGGAGCAACAGGAGACCCAGTGCAGCAGGGCGGAGCGGGCGGTGAGGACCCACAGTTACTGCTTCATTGCACAGGTCGCCTTCTCCAAGGCCCGGcccccagctgagcccagcactAAATTGCATGGCGCCTCCTGGACCACTGCCGGGGGTGACCAGTTGAAGACCCCACCTCACAGGGAGAGAACCCCACCATATCAGTAG